GATACGCTTCGATTGCAACGCCATCTTGCCGCGGCCGCGCAACCACTCGAGCGCGAGCAACAGACAAGTAGAGAACAAAATTAAGATCGTCGCCAACGCGGCGATCGTCGGCGTAATATTGTCGCGTAAGCCGGTAAACATTTGCCGCGGTAAGGTCGACTGCGTCGGGCCGGCGACGAATAACGTTACGACGACATCGTCGAACGACGTGGCGAACGCAAAAAGAGCCCCGGACACGACGCCCGGGGCAATAACGGGCAGGGTTACGCGAAAAAAAGTCGCTAGCGGGCTCGCGCCCAAACTTAGGCTCGCGCGCACCAGGTTATGGTTGAAGTTCTGCAACACCGCCAACACCGTCATGACGACGAACGGCGCGCCGAGCGCGGCATGCGCAGCGATGAGGCCGACATAACTCTCGGCCAGCCCGAACGGCGCGAAGAATAGGTAGATCGCGACGCCGACGACGACCACCGGCACGATCATCGGCGAAATCAGCACCGCCATGAGCAGGCCTTTGCCGGCGAAGTTGGCTTTGTTCAGACCGACCGCCGCCAACGTACCGAGAATCGTCGCGATCAGCGTCGCGAACGGCGAAACGATGAAACTGTTCTTCGCCGCCATCGTCCATTCCGTCGACGTGAACAACGTCTCATACCAGCGCAGCGAGAAGCTCGGGATCGGATAAGCGATGAACGAGCTCGAGCTGAACGAGATTGGAATAATCACCAACACCGGCAACAACAGAAACAATAACAACAGAATGCTGAAGCCGCGCAGCGTGAAAAACCAAACGCGCTCAGTGAGCGAGACGTACGGCGGAAACTCGGGAAAAAATGTTTTCATGATCTACCCCAGCCCGGTTTCGAGCTTGGCAAAGCGGCGATAAACCGCATACAGCGCGAGCGTGGCAAACAACAGTAAACCGCCGAGTGCGCAGGCCATGCCCCAGTTGATCGTATGGTTGGTGAAATAAGCGACGTAGTAGCTGACCATCTGCTCGTTCGGACCACCGAGTAACGCCGGCGTGATGTAGTAACCGATCGCCAGAATGAATACCAGCAAGGCACCGGCGCCAACACCGGGATAGGTCTGCGGCACGTATACCCGCCAGAACGCTGCGAATGGATGGCTACCGAGCGACACCGCTGCCCGTGTGTACGATAGCGGTATCGATTTCATGACGCTATAAAGCGGCAGAATCATGAACGGCAATAAAATGTGCACCATGGCGATATAAACGCCGACGCGGTTGAACAACAGCTCCATCGGCTCGGTGATCCAACCGAGCGACATCAGCGCTTTATTGACGAGCCCGCCGGACTGCAACAACACGATCCAAGCGGCAATACGTACCAGTACCGATGTCCAGAACGGAATCAATACCAATATCATGCAAAGGTTGGCGCGCCGCGGCGGCAACTTCGACATCCAATATGCCACCGGATAGGCGAGTAACAGGCTGCATAGCGTCACGATCGCACTGATCGAAAACGTACGCGCAAAAATCGGCAGGAAGATCGCTTTGTTCTCGTCGACTTTTTCGATCGAGCCGTCGGCGGTTTGCTTGAGGTCCAATGCCGACAACAGATAATACGGCGAGTAACGATTGCCGTTGCTGGCGATGACGACCCAATACTTCGGATCTCCCCAGCGCGGGTCCATAGCGATCAACTGCTGCATCGCCTCGTTCGGCGTCAGTGCAGCCGCGCCTTCGGCCAGCGGCATCTTGCGGGTCGTCTGCATGACGAGCGAACGGAAACCGCTGATCTCGTTGTTGAGTCGCCGCGCGAGCTGGCCGGCGCTGTCATTACTCTTGGCCGCCGTTAAATCGGCAACGAGCGCGGCATAAACCGGCGCCGACGGTACACTGGTTTGATCCCAGTCTTTCAGTGCAACAATGGTAGACGGCAATGCCGTCACCACTTCCGGATTTTCAACGGCGCGTTTGAGCAACACACCGATAGGTATCACGAACGTCAGTAATAAAAAGATCGCCAGCGGTGCGATGAGTACGGCCGCTCGCAGACGCTTTTGCCGCTCCGCCACCCGCAGCTCGCGCTTCAAGTTACGGAGAGAATCGGTGTCGAGAACGATAGCTGACATAGTTAGGCTCTAGGTTCCACCGCCAGGCCGGATGACCCGGCGGTGGTATTCAAACGACAGTTACTTGGCAGCCCAGGCAGAGAAACGCTTCTCGAGCTCGTCGCCGTTGTCCGTCCAGAACTGAAGATTGTGTTGCACGGCGTTCTTCATGTTGATCGGTGCGGTCGGCAAATTCGCCAGATGATTTCCTTCCAACCGCTTCAACGCGTCCAGGTTGGTCGGGCCGTAGGAAATGTTGTGCGAGTAAGCCACCTGCGACTGCGCCGAACTCGCGAACTTGATGTATTCCAGCGCGCTGTCTTTGTTCTTCGAGCCCTTCGGAATCACCCAGTAGTCGATATCGTAGATATTACCGGCGCGAAAATTGACTTTAAGGTTCTTACCTTCGCGCTGGGCGGCATCGATGCGACCGTTATAAGCGGTGCTCATGACCACGTCACCGGCGACCAACATTTGCGGCGGTTGCGAACCGGCTTCCCACCATTGAATACTCGGCTTCAACTCGCTGAGCTTACGGAACGCACGATCTACACCTTCCGGTGTCGACAACACCTTATAAACGTCCGGCGCCGGTACACCATCCGCCATCAACGCGAACTCGAGGTTGTAACGGGCACCCTTGCGCATGCCGCGCTTGCCCGGGATCTTCTTCACGTCCCAGAAGTCGGCCCAGGTGGTCGGGGTATGCTTCAACTTGTCGGCGTTGTACGCCAGCACGGTCGACCATACGAACGCGCCGATGCCGCACTCATGAATCGCCGCCGGCAAAAACGTTTTCGTATCGACTAGGTTCGGCGCATCCAAGCGCTCATACAAACCCTCTTCGCAACCGCGGCCGATATCGCCCGACTCGACTTCGACGACATCCCATACCACGTTCTTGGTATCGACCATGGCCTTCACCTTGGCCTGTTCACCGGTGTACTCAACGACAGTGACGTTGGTGCCGGTGGTCTTCTGAAACGGCTGGATATAGGCGGGCTTCATGGCGGTATTAACAGCGCCACCGAAGTTAACGACTGTCAGGTCCTTTGCAAATGCGGTAGATCCTACAACGGCCGATAACACTAAAACTGCGGACTTCGTGACGCTTTTCATTGCTTCCTCCGTTTTACAACATAGATTGCAGTGGAAATTTTTTTGCTCACTCAGTCACTACATACATCAAGTAAAAATACGCAAATGTTCGGTGGTAAACGTCAGCTTGACCTTGTTGCCGATCGCCGGCGGCGCCGCCATGCCTTGGCCAAACGGCACCTTGACGAAGCAATTGGCTTGTTGCGCCACCGCGCAACTGACGCGGACGTGATCGCCGAAATAAACGACGTCGACGACGGTCGCCGGCAACACGTTTTGTTCGGAATGACGCTCGTCAGCAAAACGAATGCGCTCCGGCCGTACATACGCCATCACTTTGTCGCCTAACGATCCCTTGTTTACGTTCAAGCCGATCAATACCGATCCATCCGTTAACCGCACCTGACAGCTATCGCCACGCTCGGATTCGATCATGGCGTTAAAGCTGTTGTTGTCGCCGACGAAGCCGGCGACAAAGCGGTTGGTCGGCGCCTCGTATAAACGATCGACCGCGTCGAGTTGCTGGATCACACCTTGATCCAACACCGCGACACGGTCCGACATCGTGAGTGCTTCGTCTTGATCGTGGGTCACGTAAACGAAGGTAACGCCAAGTCGTTGATGCAGCGCCTTGAGCTCGAGTTGCATGTGTTTACGCAGCTGCTTATCGAGTGCGCCGAGCGGTTCGTCCATCAACACCAGCTTCGGTTGGAACACCAGTGCTCGTGATAGCGCGACCCGTTGTTGTTGACCGCCGGAAAGCTGCGACGGATAACGCGCGGCGAAATTTTCCATTTGCACCATGTGGAGCGCGTTCTCGACTTCTTTCGCGCGCGTCGCTTTGTCGATGCCGCGCGTGCGCAACGGATATTCGACGTTCTGCGCGACGGTCATGTGCGGGAACAACGCATAGTTCTGAAACACCATGCCGATGTTGCGCTTATGCGGCGGTAACTTATTCAGCAGCGTTCCTTCGAGCCAAATCTCGCCACCGGTGGGAAACTCGAAACCGGCGAGCATCATCAGGCAGGTGGTCTTGCCCGAACCAGACGGTCCAAGCAACGTTAGAAATTCCCCGCGGCGAATATCGAGATCGAGATTACGTACGATTGAATATTCGCCGTCATAAGTTTTCGTCACCTGCTGGAATCGCACCAGCACGTCGTCTTTCCGAGCCATCGGCTTTTCGTCCTCCCGCTTTTTACCGTCAATCGTCATTGACGAGTCGCGGCTCTTTTGCACTTTCATTCCAGGTACTGCCTGCAATACCTTTGTACGCAAGTCCGACGTTTCGAGCTCTGGCACGGGTTTACTCTCAGTTGATAGGGGTTGATCCCTTTCACGCGACGCGCTCGCGCTTGGTCGATTCGGCCTGCTTAGCCGCTTCGATCAATGCACTTTCGAGCACCGTCAAGCCCTCCTCCATAAGAGCCTCTGGAATCGTCAACGGGAATAGAAAGCGAATGACGTTTCCGTTGGCACCGCAAGTCAACAGCAACAGACCGTCGCGCAACGCGTTTGTCTGTACCTGTTTGGCGAATTTCGTATCCGGCACGATGCTGCCCGGCTCGGTAAATTCCGCCGCCACCATGGCACCGAGGCCGCGCACTTCCGCCATTTGCGGGACCTTGCCGCGCACACGACTCAAACAGTCCTTCAACTTCTGACCGAGTACGTTGGCGCGATCGGCTAGCTGCTCGGTCTCGATCACTTTCAAGACCGCCAACGCTGACGCGATCGCCAGCGGATTGCCGGCGTAGGTACCGCCGAGGCCACCTGGCGCCGGTGCGTCCATAATTTCCGCGCGTCCGCATACTGCCGACAACGGCATGCCGCCGGCGAGACCTTTGGCCATGGCCATCAGATCCGGCGTCACATCGTAATGATGCATGGCGAACAAACGGCCGGTACGGGCGAAGCCGGTCTGAATTTCATCGGCGATGAATAAGATGCCGTGCTCGTCACACAGATCACGGATGGCGCGCAAGAATTTCGGCGGCGCGACGTTGAAACCGCCCTCGCCCTGCACCGGCTCGAGGATGATCGCGGCGACACGCTTCGGATCGATCGATACTTTGAACAACTCGTGCAATGCATCCAACGAATCGTCGGTGGAAATATCGTGCAGCGCACTTGGGAACGGCGCATGGAAAATTTCGCCGGGGAACGGACCGAAACTGGCTTTATACGGCGACATTTTCCCGGTC
The window above is part of the Gammaproteobacteria bacterium genome. Proteins encoded here:
- a CDS encoding ABC transporter permease; amino-acid sequence: MKTFFPEFPPYVSLTERVWFFTLRGFSILLLLFLLLPVLVIIPISFSSSSFIAYPIPSFSLRWYETLFTSTEWTMAAKNSFIVSPFATLIATILGTLAAVGLNKANFAGKGLLMAVLISPMIVPVVVVGVAIYLFFAPFGLAESYVGLIAAHAALGAPFVVMTVLAVLQNFNHNLVRASLSLGASPLATFFRVTLPVIAPGVVSGALFAFATSFDDVVVTLFVAGPTQSTLPRQMFTGLRDNITPTIAALATILILFSTCLLLALEWLRGRGKMALQSKRI
- a CDS encoding ABC transporter permease, translating into MSAIVLDTDSLRNLKRELRVAERQKRLRAAVLIAPLAIFLLLTFVIPIGVLLKRAVENPEVVTALPSTIVALKDWDQTSVPSAPVYAALVADLTAAKSNDSAGQLARRLNNEISGFRSLVMQTTRKMPLAEGAAALTPNEAMQQLIAMDPRWGDPKYWVVIASNGNRYSPYYLLSALDLKQTADGSIEKVDENKAIFLPIFARTFSISAIVTLCSLLLAYPVAYWMSKLPPRRANLCMILVLIPFWTSVLVRIAAWIVLLQSGGLVNKALMSLGWITEPMELLFNRVGVYIAMVHILLPFMILPLYSVMKSIPLSYTRAAVSLGSHPFAAFWRVYVPQTYPGVGAGALLVFILAIGYYITPALLGGPNEQMVSYYVAYFTNHTINWGMACALGGLLLFATLALYAVYRRFAKLETGLG
- a CDS encoding ABC transporter substrate-binding protein, which encodes MKSVTKSAVLVLSAVVGSTAFAKDLTVVNFGGAVNTAMKPAYIQPFQKTTGTNVTVVEYTGEQAKVKAMVDTKNVVWDVVEVESGDIGRGCEEGLYERLDAPNLVDTKTFLPAAIHECGIGAFVWSTVLAYNADKLKHTPTTWADFWDVKKIPGKRGMRKGARYNLEFALMADGVPAPDVYKVLSTPEGVDRAFRKLSELKPSIQWWEAGSQPPQMLVAGDVVMSTAYNGRIDAAQREGKNLKVNFRAGNIYDIDYWVIPKGSKNKDSALEYIKFASSAQSQVAYSHNISYGPTNLDALKRLEGNHLANLPTAPINMKNAVQHNLQFWTDNGDELEKRFSAWAAK
- a CDS encoding ABC transporter ATP-binding protein; the protein is MARKDDVLVRFQQVTKTYDGEYSIVRNLDLDIRRGEFLTLLGPSGSGKTTCLMMLAGFEFPTGGEIWLEGTLLNKLPPHKRNIGMVFQNYALFPHMTVAQNVEYPLRTRGIDKATRAKEVENALHMVQMENFAARYPSQLSGGQQQRVALSRALVFQPKLVLMDEPLGALDKQLRKHMQLELKALHQRLGVTFVYVTHDQDEALTMSDRVAVLDQGVIQQLDAVDRLYEAPTNRFVAGFVGDNNSFNAMIESERGDSCQVRLTDGSVLIGLNVNKGSLGDKVMAYVRPERIRFADERHSEQNVLPATVVDVVYFGDHVRVSCAVAQQANCFVKVPFGQGMAAPPAIGNKVKLTFTTEHLRIFT
- the gabT gene encoding 4-aminobutyrate--2-oxoglutarate transaminase, translated to MTNLDLQKRKDAATPRGAAVLCNFYAARAEGAEIWDVEGKRYIDFAAGIAVVNTGHRHPTIVRAIREQLDQFTHTAYQVVPYASYIELAERINASTPGDYAKKTAFFSTGAEAIENAIKIARAATGRSGVIAFSGGFHGRTMMALALTGKMSPYKASFGPFPGEIFHAPFPSALHDISTDDSLDALHELFKVSIDPKRVAAIILEPVQGEGGFNVAPPKFLRAIRDLCDEHGILFIADEIQTGFARTGRLFAMHHYDVTPDLMAMAKGLAGGMPLSAVCGRAEIMDAPAPGGLGGTYAGNPLAIASALAVLKVIETEQLADRANVLGQKLKDCLSRVRGKVPQMAEVRGLGAMVAAEFTEPGSIVPDTKFAKQVQTNALRDGLLLLTCGANGNVIRFLFPLTIPEALMEEGLTVLESALIEAAKQAESTKRERVA